The DNA segment CAAGATCAGGAGCGGGAGAGTGATGCTCAGGATTTTCACTTTGCGGCTGTAGCGGAAAATGCGCCACCAGCTACGCGCCTTGGGCGACCTCAATAAGACGAGGACGATGGTTCCAAAGATGATTGTCCAGATGACAAGGTAAATCACGAAACCAATATAGGCAAAAAAGGCGTGGTCCGTAAGAAGATTTCTTATATTAGGGGCATGATAGATGCCTTGAAGAATATCGTCGTGATTGGTGACCGAGTCCTCATTAAGCCATTGGAAGCCTCCAACCGCACAGGCGGTGGCCTGTACTTGCCCCCGAGCGTCAAGGAACGCGACGCCGTGCATACGGGCGTCGTCATGCGTGTGGGCCCCGGCTTCCCGATTCCCGCGAACCAGGACCCTGATTCCGTGTTCCGTGGCGAGCCGGCGGAAAAGGTGAACTATGTGCCGCTCCAGGTCCGCGAAGGCGACGAGGCCCTGTACCTCCACCAGAACGGCTACGAAATCGAAGTCAACGGGGAACGCTACGTCATCGTCTCGCAGAATGCGATTCTGCTCGTGGTGCGCAACGACCTTACCGACCTCGACATCGGCATAGACGGCATCTAGGCCGCGCCGCTAGTCGTTCTTGATGCAACGGACATGGAAGCGATCGCTTTCTTCGGGGATGCCTCCAACGGCAAGGAATATTCCTGGCCATGAGATATCGAACGAATATGCCGATACGTTCTTGTTTGCCGTGTATGACCAGACAGATGACATTTCATCTGCGCCCTGAGAGGGCCAGGCGGTAAAGGACACATACGGGTCTTCAGAAACGAATGGTTTGAGGTAAGGTCGATGTTCCTCTTCCGTTGCGTAAAGTGGCATAGGGAGTACTATGGGATGTATTCCAAATCCAGAAGGATCGCCGAATGTTGAGAAGAAGATTAGATGGTTGTCGTTGTCATTTTCAGGATACCTAAAGTCATAATTCTTTTCGAAAAGTTCTATCCATTTTTTCCAGTCCTTGGTAGACGGAATTCTCCATCCGTCAGGGCATATTCCCTGCATCTTTGTCGTGTCTGTAATGTCCTGTAGCTTGTCCCAGTCTATTTTTCTCTCGTCGCTTTTGCATGCCGACATGAATGCTGCCGTGTCCGAGATGGAGTTACATTCGAACGTGCATTTGTCGTGCAATTTGTAGAAATCGTATTCAGGGGTATTGTATTCTTCATAGGTCAACACTTTCTTAATGGAGTCAAGAAAAGCAAAGGTGGAATCGGTACAGGATTGATAGCAATATGCCGCCTTGAACTCTGTGCATTCATCGAAGTTGGGAAGCCTGTAGAAAGAAGAGTCTATGCCAAGGGCTGTCTGCAAGGTATATTCCCTTCCGTAGTACTTGCAATAAAATGGGTCTTCTTCGTAGGGGCGGAATAATTCTCGCGAACAGTGGGAACCGTCTGCTGCATAGGCCAGGTCTTCGGCCATCCATGTTTGCGTGGTTCCGTCCATGTCGATGGTTACGGTCTTGTAGACATTCCCGTCGCGCGAGTCAACAATGGAGTCGATCGAATGCGGTATCGGCTTGATGGTAACCTTCCATGATCCCGAACGGCAAATGACGTGCAGGTTCTCCTTGTTCAATTCAACCATTTTTCCTTCTTCTGCATTTGTGCATTGACCGGCCTTGTGCATGGCTGCAACTAAGTTTATGTAGAATTGGTTTAATTTTTGGTCTTCCTGGAATGCGCTTGCCCAGGGCTCTCCCGTCCGATTGACTATTTCCAAATTTATTTTCTCAATGTTGGTTATATACTTCAGCAAGGTATCAAGAAAGATGTATGTTACGCCTTCAAAGGTGCCATTTTGGGAGAAGCTAGAAATAAGAACATTTTCCTCGTCCTTTTCCAATAATTGCGATAACGCGTTTTCTATAAACGCATGGTTTGAATCGTCGAAAGTTTTTTCTTTATCGAAATGAGAGAAGGTGTCATATATTCCGAGCGATTCCAGGAGTTCGGCTTCCGCTTTTTGTTTCTTATTTGCGAAGGTCATGCTGTCTAGAGCCTCGTCTCTCACGCGGTAGCTTACAAAGTCTGTAAGCGTGTTGATGTAAATGCTTCCGGAATCACGTAAATCGACCATGGCTCGTTTTGTCGTGATTCCCGAGAAAGATTTTCGGTATCCCAGTTCTATTAGGACATACGGGCTTTTGAACGGGATGCTGTCAAACTGAAATTGGTATGCGGCATATGGATCCATTGATGTTCTGTATGGATTGATTGACAGTACCGCGTTCCCTGTTTCATTTAGATATGTGGAATCAAGCTCGTATATCATTGCCATGTCGAATGGCTGGCTTGCCGACATGCTGATGCTTGTGTCAGAGAAAAATGCCCTTTTTGGAGCAGATGCTCTGAAATAGATAACCTTTTGGATATTGGTCGTTTTTTGCGACGAGTCCTTATCGGTTGTTGACGTGTCCTGGTTGGCGATGTAGTCTGTCTCTTCGGAAGCTCCTCCCATTATAGAGATGGGCTTGTCTTCGTTGTCGCTGCATGCTGCCAATGCCATTAGCAGGGCTGCACACCCGATGATTGATTTCTTGTTGAGTGTAAACATGGTTCCCTCCTATCCTTTTTTAATTTCTGATTTGTTTGTCATCGGGAAGAACTGGACGTTCAGGCGGTACACCTCGTCGCTGTCCTTTTCCTTGGTGGCGATTTCAATGATTCTTTTGCGGAATGCCGCGATTTCTTCGACAATCTCGTGGTAGGCATTGCGCGTGATGCCGAGAGTGATGCCCGAAAAGTGGCGTTCGTCTTGCGGTACGCCCTCGATAGCCTCCAGTGCGAACTCGCCCATTTGCCGGTGCATCCCGCGGATGGCGACGGCTGCGGCACCTAGGGGCCCTGTTGTCACCACGCGATCGGTCTGTACGTAGTTGTCGTGCTCGTCTTTCTGCAGCAGGTCCGCCTTGACAAGGAAGTTGAGCGATTCGCTCACTTCGGCAGCGCTGATTTTGGGGCGGCATGCGTGGGCGAGCGCAAGTGGCTTCGCTCCCGGCATCGCGGGAGCAAGTTCACGGAGCACCGGGTTTTTCCAGCTATCGAAATAGCGGAAGGCGTCGCCCTCGATGATTTTTGCCTTGTTCTGGTTTGCGATGGCGAGCATCCTGTTGAAAGCGTCCTTCTTGGCCTTGTCGGTTTTGGCGTGGTCGAACTGCGTCATTTCGCGGAAGTACTCGCGGCGCTGTCCCGTGAGGTGCATGGCGTCGGCCACGCGTTCTACGGCGTCCTCGCTCAGGCTGAACTGCCCTTCGCTTATGTATTTGAGATAGACCGACGAAGTGAATCCCGCTTTCTTTGTGAATTCACGCCAGGTGAAAGCGGTCTTTTCCTTTTTTTCGGCATAGTAGTCGGCGATGTATTGCCGGTATCCCGTGTATTCAAATATGTCCTTCATGGACCCTCCTTCCAACATCTCGATGGTTCGATTCTGTCGGATTTGTTTTAAACATAAACAAAAAAAATTCAAAAGTCAATACTTTCACAATGCAAAAAGTGTATTTTCACGCAAAAATAAGCAATTTTTTATATATCGTATAAAAAATTGTGATTTTTCACAATGCAAAATGACAAAAAAAGGGGGCCCTTTGCGGGGCCCCGATTGCCAAAATGATGTTTTGCCGTCGCAAAAAGCCTAGCCGTTGCCTCCCTGCGTCATCTTCTGGATGGTCTCGGTCAGTTTCCGGTTCAACTGGATGAGGTTCGTATGGATCTCCTTTATTTTCTTTAGCAGGGCGGCCGTGTTGTCGAACTTGTCCTTGACCACCTGCTGTGCGTTTGCGAGCGTCTTGGGATCGCAGAAAACGTTGTCTGCCGATGCCTTGAGCGCCTGGTAGATTGCCTTGCAGGCGCGGAGTTTCTGGTTCTCCTTTTCGGAGACTTCGCGGATTTCCTGCGCAATTTTTGCCAGCTGTTCACGTTTGTTCGCAATAATCTGGGGGTCGTTTTCCTTGACGATATAGGTGGGCAGTTTCGCGAATTCCTCGAAGCGTACCGAGGTGCCTGCGCGGACCGGGCCGGCCCTGTGTGCGTTCACGCCTTTCACTGCGGAGTCGATGCTGATGGTGCAAGTCGATGTCCCGTGGTAGTTGCACATGACGCGCTTCTCGATCATGTTCAATTCGTTGAACGGGTGGAAGTCTTCTTCGGTCTCGATGCG comes from the uncultured Fibrobacter sp. genome and includes:
- a CDS encoding co-chaperone GroES family protein, with protein sequence MIDALKNIVVIGDRVLIKPLEASNRTGGGLYLPPSVKERDAVHTGVVMRVGPGFPIPANQDPDSVFRGEPAEKVNYVPLQVREGDEALYLHQNGYEIEVNGERYVIVSQNAILLVVRNDLTDLDIGIDGI
- a CDS encoding FISUMP domain-containing protein; protein product: MFTLNKKSIIGCAALLMALAACSDNEDKPISIMGGASEETDYIANQDTSTTDKDSSQKTTNIQKVIYFRASAPKRAFFSDTSISMSASQPFDMAMIYELDSTYLNETGNAVLSINPYRTSMDPYAAYQFQFDSIPFKSPYVLIELGYRKSFSGITTKRAMVDLRDSGSIYINTLTDFVSYRVRDEALDSMTFANKKQKAEAELLESLGIYDTFSHFDKEKTFDDSNHAFIENALSQLLEKDEENVLISSFSQNGTFEGVTYIFLDTLLKYITNIEKINLEIVNRTGEPWASAFQEDQKLNQFYINLVAAMHKAGQCTNAEEGKMVELNKENLHVICRSGSWKVTIKPIPHSIDSIVDSRDGNVYKTVTIDMDGTTQTWMAEDLAYAADGSHCSRELFRPYEEDPFYCKYYGREYTLQTALGIDSSFYRLPNFDECTEFKAAYCYQSCTDSTFAFLDSIKKVLTYEEYNTPEYDFYKLHDKCTFECNSISDTAAFMSACKSDERKIDWDKLQDITDTTKMQGICPDGWRIPSTKDWKKWIELFEKNYDFRYPENDNDNHLIFFSTFGDPSGFGIHPIVLPMPLYATEEEHRPYLKPFVSEDPYVSFTAWPSQGADEMSSVWSYTANKNVSAYSFDISWPGIFLAVGGIPEESDRFHVRCIKND
- a CDS encoding TIGR02147 family protein, which gives rise to MKDIFEYTGYRQYIADYYAEKKEKTAFTWREFTKKAGFTSSVYLKYISEGQFSLSEDAVERVADAMHLTGQRREYFREMTQFDHAKTDKAKKDAFNRMLAIANQNKAKIIEGDAFRYFDSWKNPVLRELAPAMPGAKPLALAHACRPKISAAEVSESLNFLVKADLLQKDEHDNYVQTDRVVTTGPLGAAAVAIRGMHRQMGEFALEAIEGVPQDERHFSGITLGITRNAYHEIVEEIAAFRKRIIEIATKEKDSDEVYRLNVQFFPMTNKSEIKKG